The DNA region TCAAAAGAAGGCTATCGCCGTGCGATCTAATAGTGGGCCCGGGAGCTTATCTTTAAAACTTACGAATTGCGGGGAGGGTTAGGTTCTATTAAACCGATTGCAGTGAGGGAATGCAAGAAAAACAGTGGCCAGTAAGAATTTGGTCATTGGGGCATTGAATCATTGGGGATTTACGATTTGTGAAGTACGATTTACGATTTTCGTGCTCCTCGCCGCCCTCGCGCTATTTTGATCGTTTGTGCTGCGCGGTTTTGTTGGACACCGCTTGGTGTTGCAAGGCGAAGCTGAACCACAGTGAATTGACTCCGTTGTAATCCACCGGGCGTTCGGAGGAGCCGTAGCCCAGGCGCTCCACATGCAGCGTGCAATGGGCGCACGGCGATTCGTACAGGATGGCATAGCGGCCATCGTAGCGGGTTTTGAAGGTGCCCACGGTTTTCCCGGATGAATCCTTAAGCTCAATGCTGACGCGTCCAACCGGCCAGCCCTGCTCGTCGGTGATGACACCCTGGATTTTCCCCGGGATGGGACCATCGTCGGAGAAGCGCCGCCCCAACCATCCGGGACCGTGCAGCGGGCGGCCACCAAGCTGTCCGGTCACATGGCCGTGCTCCAGCGACAAAACCCCGTTGACGAATACATACTCGATGCCCTCCGAGGGCCGGTTGGGATCATCAAAGGTGGCAACATCGTGCACCGTTTCAGGATTAAAAATTGTGATGTCGGCAAAATAATCGGAGCGGAGCAGGCCACGCTTTTCCAGCTTCATGCGCAGCGCCGGCAACGAGGTGAATTTGCGGATGGCATCTTCCAGGCGCAACACATGTTCCTCACGCACATACTTACCCAGAATGCGCGGGAATGTGCCGAAGGCGCGGGGATGCGACTTGCTTTCACCCAGTGGCCCCTCGGTATTGATGGCGCCGTAGTCGTTATCCACGCTCACCCAGGGCTGTTGCATGGCCAGCTTGACGTCATCTTCACTCATCACGAAATAAATGGCGCCGGTGTTGTCGTGGTCGGCGATGACGAAGTCGAAGAGCGCATCCATGGGATCTTTATTTTCTGCGGCGGCGATCTGCGCGATGGTTTTGCCCTCATACTTCTTCAGCTCAGAATTGAGGACGGAGGTCACCAGGATTCCCTGGGGGCCGCTGGCGCCATGCCACATATTTTCCACCCCTTTGCCTGAAGGGGACTCCAATTCTTTGCGGATGGCAGCCCTCGTCGCCGGATCCTGCAGCCGCGCGATGAAGGCATCTGTACCGCCGGCGTGATAGGTGGCGGGAATGGTCGCTCCGAGAGAAGTTGCTGATGCAATATACGGATACTGATCGGCAGACACATCAATGCCCTCGGCGCGCGCCTTTTCAATAGCAGCGATCACCTGCGGCATCTTTCCCCAATTGGGACGGCCGGCACTTTTCAAATGGAAAATTTCTACGGGGATGTGGGCTTCGCGTCCGATGCGAAAGGCTTCGTTAAGGGCCTCCATCTCGGTATCGCTTTCATTGCGAATGTGGGAGGCATAAATGCCGCCGTGCTGGGCTGCGGTCTGGGCGAGCGCGATCAGTTCGTCGGTCTGAGCGTAGCTGCCGGGAGCGTAAATCA from Terriglobales bacterium includes:
- a CDS encoding amidohydrolase family protein; translation: MKLLLAVLLLSSCAFAQAPQYDFLIRNGRVMDGSGNPWTSADIGIIGDRIAFIGHADEKVTAKRTIDATGLVVAPGFIDMLGQSELNLLIDRQAVSKLTQGITTEITGEGESISPQTDSTIAADKDFLDHYKLTVDWTGLDSYFRRLEKQGSGINLGTYVGAAQLREVVIGRDNRPPTADELKQMQQMVEDAMDDGAMGLSTALIYAPGSYAQTDELIALAQTAAQHGGIYASHIRNESDTEMEALNEAFRIGREAHIPVEIFHLKSAGRPNWGKMPQVIAAIEKARAEGIDVSADQYPYIASATSLGATIPATYHAGGTDAFIARLQDPATRAAIRKELESPSGKGVENMWHGASGPQGILVTSVLNSELKKYEGKTIAQIAAAENKDPMDALFDFVIADHDNTGAIYFVMSEDDVKLAMQQPWVSVDNDYGAINTEGPLGESKSHPRAFGTFPRILGKYVREEHVLRLEDAIRKFTSLPALRMKLEKRGLLRSDYFADITIFNPETVHDVATFDDPNRPSEGIEYVFVNGVLSLEHGHVTGQLGGRPLHGPGWLGRRFSDDGPIPGKIQGVITDEQGWPVGRVSIELKDSSGKTVGTFKTRYDGRYAILYESPCAHCTLHVERLGYGSSERPVDYNGVNSLWFSFALQHQAVSNKTAQHKRSK